GAACAGATTGTTACAGCTTACGCAACCCTATTTTCTGGTAAAGGGAAACAATACTTTTGATGCGGAAGTAGAAAAAAAGCTTGTGGTGGAATACAAAAACCTCAGTAAGCTAAATGCGAAGCTCTACCGCCTCGATTCACCCCTTTCTGCCGTTTACAGCAGCAACCGCGGTCGTCAGCAAACAGACGAGAAGAAAACGTTGATCCGTGAGATATGGATTCCTCTTTCCTCCAGGCAGCCGTATGAGCGGGCTCAAACCGAACTTGAACTGAACATAACTGAGTTCGGTTCCTACAAACTCGAATTTGAGTCTGATCCTGTAGCGGAAAAAGAAGGCAACAACAGTTTTTATTTTTCAGTTTCAGGCTTAGCTGTTTTCAGCCGTTTGTCGGCTAAAGATACCTATGAGTTTTTTGTGGTAGACCGGGTAAACGGTCAACCGGTAAAAAATGCCCGGATAAATATCTACAAGCTTCCCGGAAGCTGGCTCAACTCTACGCTTACCCTTGAAACAACTGTACCCGTAAACGGAGTCGGATTGGCAGTTTACCATAAAAATATTCCCAACAACGACATTTTTTATCAGGCTGTTGCGGGAGACGATAACGGATCTCCGTTGCATCCGTTTCCGTGGAGTTATTATCCGCAGGAAGATCGCCGGACACAAACCGCGGAAACGGTAAATTTATTTACCGACCGAAGTCTGTATCGTCCCGGGCAAACTGTGTTTTTCAAAGCGGTTGCTACCACAACAAAGGATGATAGCTCGCAGGTTACCGCCAACAAATCCCTTGAATTTGTTTTGCGCGATGTCAATGATCAGGAAGTCTCGCGCCAGGTTTTAAAAACCAATGAGTTTGGTTCCGTTTCGGGTGAGTTTGTGTTGCCGCAGGGATCATTGACCGGATATTTTAGGATTACTACCCACAACGGGAATGCCGGATTTAGGGTGGAAGAGTACAAGCGTCCCGCGTTTGAGGTTACGTTCGACAAGATTGAGACAACCTATAAATTTGGCGAAGAAATTACGTTGACCGGAAAAGCCGAAAGCTATTCCGGTGTGAAGCTGCAAAACGCTCATGTGAGTTACCGCATTACCCGCCAACAATCGTGGTGGTGGCGGTGGGGCGGGACGCCGGAACATTTCACCGAAGGGAGTGTGAAAACGGATGAAAACGGAAAGTTTACCGTTGTTTTCATCCCACAGAAAGCCGACGGGAGTTCTTCGTCACGCTCCATCTATACGTTTGATGTGGAAGCGACGGTTACCGATGTAAACGGTGAAACACAGGTTGGAACTTATTCCGTTACGGTGGGCGATATTTCGATGATGCTGAGCATGGAGATGCCCGAGAAACTCGAAAAATCAACTGACGAAAAGATTGTTGTTTCCGCCAGAAATTTAGACGGGAACGACATAAAAGCATCGGGGACTTATCGGGTGTTCTCCTTACTTGAAAACGACTCTACCCATAGGCAGCTGTTGCAGGGCAATTTTGAGACCGGGGAACAAACGGAACTGAAATCGAAGCTCAAAGCGTTACCCTCGGGAAAATATCGCCTTCGGCTGCTATCGAAAGACGATCGTGGTAACGACATTACTGCCGGACACGATTTTATTTTGTTCGACTATTCCGATAAACGCCCTCCCGTAAAAACCAACGAGTGGTTTGTTGTGAAGAACAGGGTATTCGGGCCTGGCAAAGACGCGGAGATTGTTCTAGGGGCTACAGATGACCTGAACGTGTTGTATGAACTCTGGCGGGAGGGAGTGCTGCTGGAAAGGAAATGGGTGAAGATAAACAACGGGAACCGCTTGTTTTCCATTCCCTTTAAAGCGGACTACAAAACCGGTGTCGTACTTATGCTGACATATGTGAAAGATGAGAAATTCTACCATCATTCCACAGAACTTATTTCTAAGAAAGAAAAAACCGGACTGGAGGTAAAACTGGACATTTTCCGTGATAAAATACGGCCTGGTGCCCAGGAAGAATGGCGGTTGACGATAAAAGATGCCAAGGGGAATCCCGCTACAGCAGAAGTATTGGCCTCGATGTACGATTTTTCACTCGATCGAATTTATCCCACACCGAAATGGGTGTTGAGCCTGCCTCGGTTTTATATGTACAGGACGGCTGCTCCTTTGGAAAAAGACCGATCTTTCAATCCACAGCAGGTGAATGGATATTTTGCAGTACCTTTTAAGAACGTGGAATCGTTGTTTTTTGATCGGCTAAACTGGTACGGCTTTTCGTTGTATCGATACGGGAGGATGATGGTTAGAGGTGTATTACAAGAAAAAGTGGCAGGAGTTCAGGCAGATTATTATGCTGCGCCGATGGCAAAAGGAGAAACTCTTCAAATGGCAGCAGATGTGGCAGACAATGTTTTAGCCGAGGAGGAAATAGAGATTACCCGCAGGGAAACTACACCTCCACCGGCGCCGACACCTCCTTATGAAGCCGAACCCCAAATCCGCCGTAATTTCAACGAAACGGCCTTCTTCTTCCCGCAACTGCGCACGAACGAGAAAGGCGAGACGCAACTTTCGTTCACCGTTCCCGAAAGCAATACCCGCTGGCGCTTCCGCGTGCTGGCGCACGACAAGGACCTGAACACGGGCGAAGCCGAAGCGTTTGCCGTTTCACAAAAAGAACTGATGGTTACGCCCAATATGCCGCGCTTCCTTCGTCACGGCGATTTTGTTTCTGTCTCGACAAAGATTTCCAATTTATCCGATACGGCAATTAGCGGAACAGCCCGTATCATCCTGTTCAACCCGCTCACCGATGAAACGATTCTGTCGGGCGCATCGCAGCAACAGCCGTTTTCCATTGCGCCAAAAGCCTCTTCCGATGCTTCCTGGACGTTTGAAGTGCCAGGCAATATCGAAGTTATCGGAGTTAGGGTTGTTGCTGAAAGTGAATCGTTCAGCGATGGCGAACAGCATGCGCTGGCAGTATTGCCCAACCGGATGCTCGTTACTGAGAGTATGCGGATGGACGTGAACGGAACGCAAGCCAAAGCATTTGAGATGGACAAGCTGGTGAACCAGACTTCCGCTACTTCTGAAGATTATCGGCTGACGTTGGAGCTTACGTCCAATCCTGCGTGGTATGCTGTCCAGGCTTTACCTGTGTTAAGTACTCCCGAAAGTGATAATGCTGTATCCTGGTTTGCCTCCTATTATGCCAATACGCTCGGAATGCATATCTCAAAAACGTATCCAAAGGTTTCAGCCATGATCGAAGCGTGGAAAAAACAGGGTGGTGATTCAGAAACGTTGCTGTCGAACCTCGAAAAGAACCAGGAACTTAAAAACGTGCTGCTCGAAGAAACCCCCTGGGTATTGGAAGCGAAAAGCGAATCGGAACAGAAACAGAAACTTGCCATACTGTTCGATTTAAACCGTAGCCAGCACCTTACGGGCCAAGCCGTGAAGAAGCTTGGAGAGTTACAAACTACGGCAGGCGGTTGGAGTTGGTTTAAAGGGTTTTATCCGAACCGGAGCATTACACAATATATCCTTTACGGATTCAGTCAGTTGAAAGCATTGAAGGCGGTAGAGTTTAGCGATGATATCCAGGCTATGCAGGCAAAAGCCGTTTCGTATATCGATGGGGAAGCGCTTCACCGTTTTGAGCAACTGAAAAAACAGAACAAAGATTGGCAAAAATTAAAAACCATTCCCGTTTCCGACTTGGAATACCTGTATGTCCGATCGGCTTACAACCAATATCCGTTGGATTCCAAAACAAAAGAAATGGCCGATTTTTATACATCAATAGCAGAGAAAAACTGGACACAATTCGGGTTGTACGAACGTTCGCTTATCGTTGTTTTGATGCAGAAAGACGGAAAACAAAATGTTGTACGGGATATGCTGAGATCGTACCGCGAACACGCTGTCCTTTCCGAAGAGATGGGCATGTTCTGGGCAAATAACCGCGCACATGTTTTTATGTCGCAATCGGCTGTGTTGGTACATACGTTCATTATGGACGCTTTCCGTGTTGGCGGCGCAAAAGCCGATGAACTGGATCATATGAAACGTTGGTTGTTGAAACAGAAACAAACGCAAATGTGGGAATCCACGCATGCCACAATAGATGCTGTCTATGCCTTGTTAAGCGCGGGAACAGACTGGTTTTCTGCAGACAACAATACGACGGTGACGGTGGGCGGTAAGGTAATTGCTCCCCAACAACAGGCACACGGTACGGGATATTTTAAAGAAACGTGGCATAAGTCGGAGTTTACACCTCAAATGGGAAAAGTTAAAATTGAAAATTCGGGTAACGCTCCGGTCTGGGGTGCGCTCTACTGGCAATACTATGAAAATCTGGATAAAATAACGAAAACCGGAGGTTCGCTCAATGTGGAAAAAATGTTGTTTGTGGAGGAAACCGACGTTTCAGGTAGAAAACTCGTTCCGATTACAGAAAACCGGATGCTACGCGTGGGCGATAAAGTGATTGTTCGATTGACCCTCCGTACTGACCGCGATTTGGAATTTGTACACCTGAAAGATATGCGTGCCGCTGCTTTCGAACCTCTGGAGCAACTTTCGGGCATGAAATGGCAGGGAGGGGTCATCTATTTCCAGGCTTCGAAAGATGCATCCACTAATTTCTATTTCGATGTCTTGCCACGGGGAACATACGTTTTGGAATACGGTGCTTTCGTTACCCGGACGGGTGATTATTCCAATGGAATTACCACCGTTCAGTGCATGTATGCACCGGAGTTCGGTTCACACACTGCTGGAACGAAGGTTAATATCCGATAGTGGGAGTGTGTGAAATTTTTCAGGCTTGCAATAAATAACGTTAAACACAAAGCGTTTTTAAACGAAATGGTTATTTTTGTGTCTGAAAAGAATTGATGATCGAATTTAAACAAAGATAAAAATGAAAAAAATAAGCGTTATCCTTTTTTTCAGTATAGTGTTGAGTGGATTTGCTTTTTCACAATCCGGCCCGAAAATGCAATTCAAGAAAAATGTTCATGATTTTGGAACCATTAAAGAGGAAATAGGGGCTGTTTCCACACAGTTCGAGTTTACCAATATGGGAAAGAGCCCGTTAATTATACAGCGTGTTTCTGCATCGTGTGGGTGCACTACCCCCAGCTATACAAAAGAGCCTATATTGCCCGGGAAAAGTGGTAAGATTGATGCCAAGTATTCAACCACCGCGCGCCCGGGTACGTTTAACAAAACCATAACCGTGTATACGAATGTACCTGACACCGTATATGTGTTGTCGATAAAAGGAAATGTTACGCCCAGAAAAAGGTGAGTATTTTAAGTTATGCATCATCCCGAAAATGACCCTAAATACTTGGGTTTAAACGTCAACAAGGGTGTAGTTCAGCCACCAAGCATAAATCCCTATTTGCATCTTCGCAAAAAACAACAACGGAAAGAATATTCGGTGAAGGAGTTTGCAGAAGGGATTTTGGCGGGTAACATCACGGTGTTGAGCCAGGCGGTAACGTTGGTGGAAAGTTCCAAGCCGGAACATCAGGCAATGGCTCAGGCCATTATCGAAAAGTGCCTGCCGTATTCCGGAAACGCTATCCGTGTAGGAATTACGGGGGTTCCCGGTGCTGGGAAAAGTACTTCCATAGATGCGTTTGGCATGTATCTGGTTGAAAAAGGCCATAAGCTGGCCGTACTGGCTATAGACCCGTCGAGTGAGCGCACCAAAGGAAGCATTCTCGGCGATAAAACTCGGATGGAAAGATTGTCGGTACAGGAGAATGCCTTTATCCGGCCTTCGCCTTCAGCCGGCTCGTTGGGCGGTGTGGCCCGTAAAACACGCGAGACCATCGTTCTGTGTGAAGCTGCAGGGTTCGATTATATTTTTGTGGAAACCGTAGGGGTGGGGCAATCGGAAACAGCTGTCCACTCGATGGTCGATTTTTTCCTGTTGATTCAACTTGCCGGCACGGGTGATGAGTTGCAGGGCATAAAGCGGGGGATTATGGAAATGGCGGACGGTATTGTGATCAACAAAGCCGATGGCGACAACGTCGAAAAGGCCAAAATGGCACAGTCCCAGCTTCGCAATGCCTTGCATCTGTTTCCGCTTCCGGAATCGGAATGGTCGCCAGAAGTGCTGACCTACTCGGGATACTATGCGCTGGGAATTGAAGAAGTATGGGATATGATTCACCGGTACATTGAGTTTGTTAAAGGTAGCGGTTACTTCGATGTACGTCGCAACAAGCAGTCGAAATTCTGGATGTATGAGACCATCAACGAGCGTTTGCGGAACGACTTTTACCAGAATGCCGAAATAGAGCAACTGATGCCCCTTCTTGAGTCGGAAGTCCTTTCGGCGCGTAAGAGCTCATTCGTGGCGGCTAAGGAGGCCCTAGACAGGTATTATTTGAAGAAATAAGATAAAAGAGCAAACACTTATGCTCAAAAAAGTAAAAATCGGCAATATGATAATTCCTTAAATCGACTAGGTTACGTTTTGTGGGTCCAGATGGAGCTTAGGGTGTCAATGAAAGCTGGTTCGCGTTCTTTCTATCCCTATAGCCGACAGTCACGGCAAACAGTGTTTCGTAGTCATTCTGTTGCAAAACCTGATCGTACCCTCCTCGTTGAATCCATGGGGGTGAATCAATCCCTATGCTTGATCAAGCACTTAACAATAAATCCAAGGAAAGAAATACATAACAGGCCAGCCACGTTTTAATCTTGGCTTCGCTTTTAGGTTTTAATATCTGGCTGTTAGGCAAATCCCTGCAAAGTTTTTCATGATTGTTTTGAAGAATCATCTTTAAAAAACTCAACTGGAAGTTGCACTTCTATATTGAACTTAGTTTTCCTGGTAATATCTCATTAGCTTCCGGCTTATTATCGGTTTATTATTCATTCGAATCAGTATTTAAGAAATTAGAAAAATAAATGCGATGGCAATTTTACCCATCGTATGTATAAGTAATCCTTTTGTGGATCTTACTTTTTACGCTCTTTGAATAGTTGTTTTTTCATTCAGCCAGTTGAAGAATGATTCTATGGGTTGTCTGACCCTGGAAACTGCTGTAGAGAACAGGTCATTGTAGGCTCTATAGCTTTTTTCCTGTTTCGATTGTCCCTTGACAGCTTTAACGGGGTGAACATTTCGATATTCTGTTTTTATTTCTTATCATCACTGAAGTATTCAAAATCAGAATATATCTTGTCTCCAAAGATTACGGTATCGGAGATGTAATCACCCCAGGCCTGTTTAAAAACAGTCAGGTCATTATCCCGGGCAGGAGTAAACATAAGAGAGTCGGGAAAGGGGATTTTACCTTCCCTGCGCGAAGTCAGTGCATGAAGTTTCAACCCTTGATAATACATACATGTTCTTTGAAGAACAGTAACCTTTAGAGGTTATCTCCGGGGCAACTTTCCTGTTCCTACCTGCGCAAGTTATGAGGGGCAGGGAATCGACAAGGGATATGTCCTTGTCACAATCAGCCGGCATGAATGAAGATATCAATCTCCCAGATAATACCCGAAAAGCTTCACCAAGACGGTTTAATCTGAGATTAAAGGTCTGGTATGAGGGCAATTCAGGTACCCAGGAGGAAAGATATTCCGATGCAAAGTTATGTATATCCTTGATTTGGAAATACTTTTGACAATGACCTGCAAACAGGTAGATAGTCATTATTTCCTGATCCGTGAAAACAGGATTGGAATTATTGCTGTATCTTTGGCAGTAATATTTCAGTTCCTGATCGTATAAATCACATACATACATATAAGTCTTTATCAATTCAAGCTCTTTCTTCCTGGAAATCATTACCTAGAGAATTTGTGGTAATTTTCTTCTAAGTTGATGATTATCAGTGGATTAAGTAATATTTAATATACTTATTCCATTGATTTTAAACACTTTAACTAAATAAAATCGCGATCAGTTTCAACTACTTCAACTACTGAATCGCATTCACAATAAAATTAATGAAATTTCTCCATTTCAAGTCAGATTTCACTACATTTAATTTTTTAATAAAAAATAATTATCGAATTTCTTGTTTATATCCCAAACAACATTTACCTTTGAGGTCTCGATACTATGAAGCTCATAAGCTTACCCGCGACAAATGAGCAAAATAAAGGTTCTCATTGAAACAAGGGTTGAAATTTAAAAAATTATATGTGAGATTCTCCATTACAACAAGGATAGCATAACATAAAAAAATAGGCGAGATAAAAATTCTCTCCAACTAATAGTTAAAACCTGAAAAACATGAACGATAGATCAATATCTGAAATCGGACATTGGCAGCTGGAGCAAAAAAGCTTCATTGACCCGGTAGATCTTTACATCGAGAACCTGTTCCCTGGAAAAGATTACCAGGTATTGTTGATGGTATTTGAAATCATTGACAACAAGGGTGAACTGCAGTGTCAATACAGAGGGATAGACATCGAAAAGGTAAGGAAGGATTCATCCAGTTACCGGAAATACGCCTACCGGAAAGGGAGTGCACGCGGTGGTGATGTTACCTTTACCACGAAACTCGGCAATCCACCGGATAAAAAACTGAATAATATCAAGGAGGCGCAATTTAAAAAACTTACTCACGGGAAGCATCTCGAAGCCCAACTATTCAAGCTCGTGGAGGCGGAGTTCTTACTAAACGAACAACGTATAGCATGGCAGATTGCAGACTATTTCAATAATGCGACGCAGGAAGAACGGACCACCACGGGTATTTCATTACGGATACATCGAGAAAAAGAACTCTATCTTTACGATTTTGAGACAGTCCGGACCACGATACTTAATTCTGGCTCTGAAAAGAAATACGAGCACAATGGCACTATTTCACGTACTGCTGATGTCATCTGTTCGGTTACAGGCGAAAAAGCAGACGAGGTATACGGTTTCGCAGCACCCTTTAAATACTCTACTCCCGATAAGCCAGGATTTATTAGCGGATTCTTTAACAAGGAAAAGTTCTGGAGAAATTATCCCGTATCATCAAAAGAGGCGTTGGCGCTCGAGTATGGAGAAAAATACATTAGACAGCATCTGACAGGGTATTTCTACGGATACGAGTTCTTGTTCGTTCCCCACACCGTTTTACAAAACGATCGGGAGAAACTGGAAACGATCGTGGAGCTGCTTAAAAGTGCATTTGCTGACGCGAGGATAAAAAAAGAATCGAGCGAAGAGCGAGCTGACTCCGAAGAACACGTACAAAAAATCATCGCTCAGCAGAATAACTTTTTTTATGTGGATATGCTCTTTTTCTCCGAAGATAAAATGAGTAAAGCGATTAGCATTAAAATGATGTTGGAAGAGGTGTTACCATCTAGATTCAATGAGCTCTTTTCGCGAGTACCGAATGCTGTTAACCGCATCCCCTTATTTAGGAATGCTATTATAAAAGGTAAAGAACAACAGAATCTGAAATTTTCATTCGGGATTATCAAGGAGTTTTTCGACGACAAATTTTTAGAGGTTGTGCAAAACATTTTTCTTGGCAGACCCATTTCAAAGGATTTCATGTTCGAAAAAATCATGAATGTGATAAGAAAAAACTACAATGAAGCACATACGAGAGAAAAAACAACCAAATCTACACGACGAAGCATATTGGAAGCTATCATGCTGATAAATTATTTACAAGAGCTAAAAATCATACAAAACAATATTAACTATAATTTTATGAATACAATGGACACGGTAAAAGATGAACAAAAAACCAACCGGTTTAACCTTGACGAATTTAACCGGTTTGTGACTAATAACAGGAGCTTCCTGGATAGCGATATTAAAATTGGCATTTTCGCCGTGGGAATTTTGGTGCGTTTCGTTTTCGACGTTCAATACAGGAACCTATCCAGCACCCCATTCGAAAGCAAGCTTCGAGGGTATAACCTGAACTCGGAGCACCTAATGCAAATCTACCTGGAAGCACTGGACAAGATTCAGAAACACTTGAAGAATAATGTATACCCTGAACTTCGGGAAATCATTAACAATTATTTCACAATTAAGAAACAGGATATGGTTTCAATGAGTAACAATGAACTCTCGTTCTACTTTGTTGCCGGTCTCGAAATGGGCTCCAGGTTTAAGAGAGAAAAAAGTGAAGAAAACACAGAATCAGAATAATAACATTTAAAACAGACAAGATCATGAGTGAAATTATCGACAGCCGCAGTGAGCTTTTGTTTCTTTATGACATTGAAAACGCGAACCCGAATGGTGATCCGTTAAATGAAAACCGTCCACGATTCGACACGGAAAGTAGTGTCGCACTCGTTTCTGACGTCCGTCTGAAGCGGACGATACGGGATTACTGGTACGAGTACAAGGAGTTCAACGGATTGGACGACCGTCAGGATATCTTTGTTCGGGAAACAACCTACGACGAGGGAGACAAGAAGTATATCAAAGATGGAAAACGCCGTGCCAGGGATTTTCAGGAACAGGCAGATATCATCCTTGCCAAATGCATCGATATCCGGGTATTTGGCGGAGTAATTCCTTTAGCCAAGGATTCTATCACATATATTGGCCCGGTGCAATTTCAAATGGGAAAATCGTTAAATAAAACTGAAATCATTGAAGAACAAGGCACTGGTGCGTTTGCGTCGACTGAAAAAAAGATTCAAGCCACATTCCGGACAGAATACAAGATACCCTACGCTGTAATAGGCTTTAACGGGATAATCAACGAGAAAGCAGCACGTTATTCCAGAATGACCACGGAAGATAAATCGCTATTGCTCGAAGGAATTTGGGAAGGCACGAAGAACCTGATTTCTCGTTCGAAATTTGGACAATCGCCCCTGTTCTTACTCGAGGTGGAATACAAGGAACCTTTCTATATTGGTAACCTGCGTCAACGGCTGAAACTGGACTACGGAGAGATGAACGAGCTACAAATAAGAGGCACTAATGATTATAAATTAGATATATCGGAATTACTAGAGGCACTCAAAGAGAACAAGGAGAAGATAGCCAAGATTCACTTGAAGCTTGACTCAAGGTTGACGATGATCAGTAATGGTAAATTAATCACAAATATCAGCAAGGATGAAATATAAGGAATTGCTTATTTTCGACATCATGGGCGAATACGGGCACTTCCGAAAGTACAACACCACA
This portion of the Petrimonas sulfuriphila genome encodes:
- a CDS encoding DUF1573 domain-containing protein — translated: MKKISVILFFSIVLSGFAFSQSGPKMQFKKNVHDFGTIKEEIGAVSTQFEFTNMGKSPLIIQRVSASCGCTTPSYTKEPILPGKSGKIDAKYSTTARPGTFNKTITVYTNVPDTVYVLSIKGNVTPRKR
- the cas7b gene encoding type I-B CRISPR-associated protein Cas7/Csh2, with the translated sequence MSEIIDSRSELLFLYDIENANPNGDPLNENRPRFDTESSVALVSDVRLKRTIRDYWYEYKEFNGLDDRQDIFVRETTYDEGDKKYIKDGKRRARDFQEQADIILAKCIDIRVFGGVIPLAKDSITYIGPVQFQMGKSLNKTEIIEEQGTGAFASTEKKIQATFRTEYKIPYAVIGFNGIINEKAARYSRMTTEDKSLLLEGIWEGTKNLISRSKFGQSPLFLLEVEYKEPFYIGNLRQRLKLDYGEMNELQIRGTNDYKLDISELLEALKENKEKIAKIHLKLDSRLTMISNGKLITNISKDEI
- the cas8b gene encoding type I-B CRISPR-associated protein Cas8b/Csh1; the encoded protein is MNDRSISEIGHWQLEQKSFIDPVDLYIENLFPGKDYQVLLMVFEIIDNKGELQCQYRGIDIEKVRKDSSSYRKYAYRKGSARGGDVTFTTKLGNPPDKKLNNIKEAQFKKLTHGKHLEAQLFKLVEAEFLLNEQRIAWQIADYFNNATQEERTTTGISLRIHREKELYLYDFETVRTTILNSGSEKKYEHNGTISRTADVICSVTGEKADEVYGFAAPFKYSTPDKPGFISGFFNKEKFWRNYPVSSKEALALEYGEKYIRQHLTGYFYGYEFLFVPHTVLQNDREKLETIVELLKSAFADARIKKESSEERADSEEHVQKIIAQQNNFFYVDMLFFSEDKMSKAISIKMMLEEVLPSRFNELFSRVPNAVNRIPLFRNAIIKGKEQQNLKFSFGIIKEFFDDKFLEVVQNIFLGRPISKDFMFEKIMNVIRKNYNEAHTREKTTKSTRRSILEAIMLINYLQELKIIQNNINYNFMNTMDTVKDEQKTNRFNLDEFNRFVTNNRSFLDSDIKIGIFAVGILVRFVFDVQYRNLSSTPFESKLRGYNLNSEHLMQIYLEALDKIQKHLKNNVYPELREIINNYFTIKKQDMVSMSNNELSFYFVAGLEMGSRFKREKSEENTESE
- the meaB gene encoding methylmalonyl Co-A mutase-associated GTPase MeaB, whose translation is MHHPENDPKYLGLNVNKGVVQPPSINPYLHLRKKQQRKEYSVKEFAEGILAGNITVLSQAVTLVESSKPEHQAMAQAIIEKCLPYSGNAIRVGITGVPGAGKSTSIDAFGMYLVEKGHKLAVLAIDPSSERTKGSILGDKTRMERLSVQENAFIRPSPSAGSLGGVARKTRETIVLCEAAGFDYIFVETVGVGQSETAVHSMVDFFLLIQLAGTGDELQGIKRGIMEMADGIVINKADGDNVEKAKMAQSQLRNALHLFPLPESEWSPEVLTYSGYYALGIEEVWDMIHRYIEFVKGSGYFDVRRNKQSKFWMYETINERLRNDFYQNAEIEQLMPLLESEVLSARKSSFVAAKEALDRYYLKK